The proteins below are encoded in one region of Chelmon rostratus isolate fCheRos1 chromosome 21, fCheRos1.pri, whole genome shotgun sequence:
- the sec24c gene encoding protein transport protein Sec24C, with protein MNVNQHTPMASPYGQPQPGYGQPGYAPLDGGYPAPYAPYNGPVSAYQPTAPPQGPARGPPASGAPPVSAPQPYNQYSHSQGDMQNGPPLMTQAPPRPAVSQPYNQGAVNLSGPPPSYPQHYGPPPTMQQVTNQMTGMQITSGPPTPAGPGYAPPHSSQPPASTAYSAAPPPSYTHARPPASSALTQPPPPSGPAASQQYYGGPPPPSQQPFNSSLPPTSQQQFTSSAPPPPSSQQTFPPSSYSGPVPPPSQAPAPTVSQPQQPFPPSQPPFSSAPPPVSQAAFVSGPPPPTQGSFPPRAPPPSSQPGSFPPPGPPPTSLPSSQYPGPMPPQQQPPPSQPSPYHSGPPPPSAQMPPTSMAQSNHLPPGPQGPPGPPGHLQQPPQPGMQGGYPPQQNGAFGQVRGPQPGYAGPYPAQPNYGAPAPAPAPAPPAQKRLDPDAIPSPIQVIEDDKAKSTEPFTTGVRGQAPPLVTTNFQVKDQGNASPRFVRCTAYNMPCTADMAKQSQVPLAAVIKPLATLPPDESPPYLVDHGEGGPIRCNRCKAYMCPYMQFIEGGRRFQCGFCSCVTEVPPHYFQHLDHTGKRVDCYDRPELSLGSYEFLATVDYCKNNKLPQPPAFIFLIDVSYNAVKSGMVNIVCQELKTLLDYLPRENPEMDSVVRVGFVTYNKVLHFYNVKSSLAQPQMLVVSDVSDMFVPLLDGFLVNVNESRLVIESLLDQIPEMFADTRETETVFGPVIQAGLEALKAADCAGKLFVFHTSLPIAEAPGKLKNREDKKLIGTDKEKSLFQPQVGFYNTLAKECVAQGCCVDLFLFPNQYVDVATLGVVPVATGGSVYKYTYFQAQSDRERFLNDLRRDVQKLVGFDAVMRVRTSTGIRATDFFGSFFMSNTTDVELAGLDCDKAITVEFKHDDKLSEETGALMQCAVLYTSCSGQRRLRVHNMAVNCCSQLADLYRNCETDTIINFFSKYAFRGVLSNPTKAVRDTLVNQCAQILACYRKNCASPSSAGQLILPECMKLLPVYLNCVLKSDVLLPGADVSLDDRAYLKQLISGMDVAESHVFFYPRLLPLTKLESGSLPVAVRDSEERLSKGGVYLLETGLHLFLWVGASVQQELLLNIFGTPSFSQIDPSMTSLPVLDNPFSQRLREIIDSFRAQRSRYMKLMVVKQEDRTELIFRHFLVEDKSASGGASYVDFLCHMHKEIRQLLS; from the exons ATGAATGTAAACCAGCACACTCCAATGGCCTCTCCATATGGCCAGCCCCAGCCCGGCTACGGCCAGCCCGGCTACGCACCCCTGGATGGGGGATACCCCGCACCCTACGCACCCTACAACGGCCCTGTTTCAGCCTACCAGCCCACGGCTCCACCACAAG GTCCTGCCAGGGGTCCTCCTGCCTCTGGAGCCCCTCCAGTCTCAGCACCTCAACCATATAATCAGTACAGTCACAGTCAAGGGGACATGCAGAATGGGCCCCCACTTATGACACAGGCGCCACCCAG GCCTGCTGTGTCTCAGCCATACAACCAGGGAGCTGTGAACTTGTCAGGGCCACCACCCTCCTATCCCCAACACTACGGGCCCCCACCCACAATGCAGCAGGTCACTAACCAGATGACTGGGATGCAGATCACCTCAGGCCCGCCGACCCCTGCAGGGCCAGGATACG ctccacctcacaGCTCCCAGCCACCTGCCAGTACCGCCTACTCAGCCGCACCTCCACCCTCTTACACCCACGCCCGCCCCCCTGCGTCCTCTGCCCTGACCCAGCCACCACCTCCCAGTGGCCCTGCAGCTTCTCAGCAATACTATGGAGGCCCGCCACCTCCTTCTCAACAGCCATTCAACTCTTCTCTCCCCCCTACCTCTCAACAGCAGTTCACCTCTTCAGCACCGCCGCCTCCTTCTTCTCAGCAGacctttcctccttcctcctacTCGGGTCCTGTGCCTCCACCCAGCCAAGCTCCTGCTCCCACGGTGTCCCAGCCACAGCAGCCCTTCCCTCCATCCCAGCCCCCGTTCTCCTCAGCCCCTCCACCTGTCAGCCAGGCTGCTTTTGTGTCTGGCCCGCCTCCCCCTACCCAGGGCTCCTTCCCACCTAGAGcgccccctccttcctctcaacCTGgatcttttcctcctcctggtcctcctccAACCTCACTTCCCTCCAGCCAGTACCCAGGCCCCATGCCACCCCAACAGCAGCCCCCTCCATCCCAGCCATCCCCCTACCACTCAGGTCCCCCTCCTCCCAGTGCTCAGATGCCTCCCACTTCCATGGCCCAGAGCAACCACCTGCCTCCAGGACCACAGGGCCCGCCAGGCCCCCCTggtcacctgcagcagcctcctcaGCCCGGCATGCAGGGAGGATACCCTCCTCAGCAAAACG GTGCGTTTGGGCAGGTGAGAGGCCCTCAGCCTGGATATGCAGGCCCTTATCCCGCGCAACCAAACTACGGAGCCCCTGCACCAGCACCGGCTCCTGCTCCCCCTGCACAGAAAAGACTTGACCCAGATGCCATTCCTAGTCCG ATCCAGGTAATAGAGGATGACAAGGCTAAGAGCACTGAGCCATTTACcacaggggtcagaggtcaggccCCACCGCTGGTCACTACCAACTTCCAGGTCAAAGACCAAG gGAATGCCAGTCCCAGGTTTGTCCGCTGTACGGCCTACAATATGCCTTGCACAGCCGATATGGCCAAGCAGTCTCAGGTGCCACTGGCCGCCGTCATCAAGCCCCTCGCAACGCTGCCGCCAGATGAG AGCCCTCCGTACCTTGTGGACCATGGTGAGGGTGGTCCAATCCGCTGCAACCGTTGCAAGGCCTACATGTGTCCGTACATGCAGTTCATAGAGGGAGGTCGCCGCTTCCAGTGTGGGTTTTGCAGCTGTGTCACAGAGG TGCCTCCACATTACTTCCAGCATCTGGACCACACTGGTAAGAGGGTGGACTGCTATGACAGACCGGAGCTTTCACTCGGCAGCTACGAGTTCCTGGCCACTGTTGACTACTGTAAG AACAACAAGCTTCCTCAGCCTCCAGCCTTCATCTTCCTTATCGATGTGTCCTACAACGCTGTGAAGAGCGGCATGGTCAACATTGTCTGCCAGGAACTCAAGACCCTCCTAGACTATCTTCCCAG GGAGAACCCAGAAATGGACTCTGTGGTGCGGGTGGGTTTCGTCACCTACAACAAAGTTTTGCACTTCTACAACGTCAAGTCGAGCCTGGCCCAGCCCCAGATGTTGGTGGTGTCGGACGTGTCCGACATGTTTGTGCCCCTGCTGGACGGTTTCCTCGTCAACGTCAACGAGAGCCGGCTAGTTATCGAGAG TTTGCTGGACCAGATCCCGGAGATGTTTGCAGACaccagggagacagagacagtcttTGGACCTGTCATCCAGGCAGGACTGGAGGCGCTCAAG gctgcagattgTGCAGggaagctgtttgtgtttcacaccTCTCTGCCCATCGCAGAGGCTCCTGGAAAACTAAAGAACAGAGAAGACAAGAAGCTGATTGGGACAGACAAGGAGAAG tCTCTGTTTCAGCCCCAGGTGGGTTTCTACAACACCCTGGCCAAGGAGTGTGTAGCCCAGGGCTGCTGTGTggatctcttcctcttccctaACCAGTATGTGGACGTTGCCACGTTAGGGGTTGTTCCTGTCGCCACGGGAGGTTCTGTCTACAAATACACCTACTTCCAG GCTCAGTCGGACAGGGAGCGATTCTTGAATGACCTCCGACGAGATGTTCAGAAACTAGTAGGCTTTGATGCCGTCATGAGGGTGCGAACCAGCACAG GTATCCGGGCGACAGACTTCTTCGGCTCCTTCTTCATGAGCAACACCACAGACGTGGAGCTAGCGGGCCTGGACTGTGACAAGGCCATCACTGTCGAGTTCAAGCACGATGACAAGCTCAGCGAGGAGACGGGGGCGCTCATGCAG TGCGCCGTGCTGTACACCAGCTGCAGCGGCCAAAGGCGTCTCCGCGTCCACAACATGGCGGTAAACTGCTGCTCTCAGCTCGCTGATCTCTACCGCAACTGTGAGACCGACACAATCATCAACTTCTTCTCCAAATACG CTTTCCGTGGCGTCCTCAGCAACCCCACCAAGGCGGTGAGAGACACTCTGGTCAACCAGTGCGCTCAGATTCTGGCCTGCTACCGGAAGAACTGTGCGAGCCCCTCGTCAGCTGGTCAG ctgatcctCCCAGAGTGCATGAAGCTGCTGCCGGTCTATCTGAACTGTGTGCTGAAGAGCGACGTGCTGCTGCCGGGAGCCGACGTCTCATTGGACGACCGGGCGTACCTGAAGCAGCTGATCAGCGGCATGGACGTCGCCGAGAGCCACGTCTTCTTCTATCCCCGCCTGCTGCCGCTG ACGAAGTTGGAAAGCGGGTCGTTGCCGGTGGCGGTGAGGGACTCGGAGGAGAGGCTGTCGAAAGGCGGAGTTTACCTCCTGGAGACGGGACTCCACCTCTTCCTGTGGGTGGGAGCCAGCGTccagcaggagctgctgctcaaCATCTTCGGCACGCCGAGCTTCAGCCAGATAGACCCGAGCATG ACAAGCCTGCCGGTGCTGGACAACCCCTTCTCTCAGAGACTCCGAGAGATCATCGACTCCTTCAGAGCTCAGCGATCACGATACATGAAG CTGATGGTCGtgaaacaggaagacagaacCGAGCTGATCTTCAGGCACTTCCTGGTCGAGGACAAGAGCGCCAGCGGGGGAGCGTCATACGTGGACTTCTTGTGTCACATGCACAAGGAGATCCGCCAGCTTCTCAGCTAG